From a region of the Candidatus Poribacteria bacterium genome:
- a CDS encoding tetratricopeptide repeat protein has product MPECKKIITHKPNDAKTYYNLGMAYYKKCEYDRAIAAFSETIKRDPDHFEAYHNRGNAYCDELDFEKAIVDYTKAIEIKPDYAEAYYSRGKVYTEYDARNKAITDFGMAIKFDSEHADAHGYRADLYREKGEYDKAIEGYSMEVELRPDYAEVYFDRGTVYLKKGEYDRALEDFNKAVELIPTFTKVYAKRARTYSHLGEFELAVQDYNKC; this is encoded by the coding sequence GTGCCGGAATGCAAAAAAATAATAACACACAAGCCCAATGATGCCAAAACATATTACAATCTTGGCATGGCTTACTACAAAAAATGCGAATACGACAGAGCCATCGCAGCGTTTAGTGAGACCATAAAGCGCGATCCTGATCATTTTGAAGCCTACCACAATCGCGGCAATGCTTATTGTGATGAACTTGATTTTGAGAAAGCCATCGTAGATTATACCAAAGCAATAGAGATCAAACCTGATTATGCTGAAGCCTACTACAGTCGCGGTAAAGTTTACACAGAGTACGATGCGCGTAACAAAGCTATTACAGACTTTGGCATGGCTATAAAGTTTGACTCTGAACATGCCGACGCGCACGGTTATCGCGCGGATCTTTATCGTGAAAAAGGTGAATATGACAAAGCCATTGAGGGATATAGCATGGAAGTAGAACTCCGACCCGATTATGCCGAGGTTTACTTCGATCGCGGTACTGTCTACCTGAAAAAAGGCGAATATGACAGGGCCCTTGAAGACTTCAATAAAGCTGTAGAGCTCATTCCGACGTTTACAAAGGTTTATGCGAAACGCGCCCGAACTTACTCTCACCTGGGCGAATTTGAACTGGCTGTTCAAGATTATAACAAGTGCTAA
- a CDS encoding BsaWI family type II restriction enzyme yields MNNTTEPINAAPTARYDRPLSGVKNILTDALYEMGYDNTLVDVLIERNIIDFDLVDYTKHVIYQLEEYYGESALWGDLESAVAIESLEASLTGELGETWSASEGTTFQERIRDTITEPIENLGLKAVLCYDLRNSSTLSEELEGVKRNLAIDYRESDAYLPHIDLVVYSPRNSRIIALIVCKVNVERQIFDIAYWKLKLQTNENSAAIKYYLITTDIDKTLKSMDLPHIHHRAIIETEIDSTYVLTAKPFAENGKVKLFEHFIDDLKQVIKESES; encoded by the coding sequence GTGAATAATACAACTGAACCTATCAACGCAGCCCCAACAGCGAGGTATGATAGACCGCTTAGTGGCGTGAAAAACATCCTTACGGATGCGCTTTACGAGATGGGTTATGATAACACGTTGGTAGACGTACTCATAGAAAGAAATATTATTGACTTTGACCTCGTTGACTATACGAAGCATGTCATATACCAACTTGAAGAGTACTATGGAGAATCCGCTTTATGGGGTGATCTTGAAAGTGCTGTTGCTATTGAAAGTCTTGAGGCTTCTTTGACCGGAGAACTTGGGGAAACTTGGAGTGCTTCTGAGGGCACCACTTTTCAAGAACGGATCCGAGATACGATCACCGAACCAATTGAGAACTTGGGGTTGAAAGCGGTTTTATGCTATGATTTGCGGAATAGCTCTACCTTATCCGAAGAATTGGAAGGTGTAAAACGGAATTTGGCAATTGACTATAGGGAATCTGATGCTTATCTTCCGCATATTGATCTCGTTGTTTATTCTCCCCGAAACTCGCGCATCATCGCTCTAATCGTCTGCAAGGTTAATGTAGAAAGACAAATTTTTGATATAGCTTATTGGAAACTCAAACTTCAGACAAATGAAAATAGTGCTGCCATCAAATACTATCTCATCACAACCGATATAGACAAGACCTTAAAAAGTATGGATTTACCACATATCCACCATCGAGCCATTATTGAAACGGAGATCGATAGTACATACGTTCTAACAGCCAAGCCATTTGCAGAAAACGGCAAAGTCAAACTCTTTGAACATTTCATTGATGATCTTAAACAGGTCATCAAAGAGAGTGAGTCGTAG
- a CDS encoding PIN domain-containing protein → MQTDLQFWKIYLDTCCLSRLFDDQTQTRIRQETEVISWILTQFRIGHWYWVSSDVLVDEIEQIRDLNQRMQSKNRLTQVHQTIPLGISEISRGKQLEVLGFKELDALHLACAESGSVDIFLTTDDRLLRGAKRNNSFLRVRVENPYVWFQEVPRSERLRDDR, encoded by the coding sequence GTGCAGACCGATTTGCAGTTCTGGAAAATTTATCTTGATACATGTTGTCTGAGTCGGCTTTTCGATGACCAGACACAAACTCGAATTCGCCAAGAAACCGAAGTGATTAGCTGGATTCTTACGCAATTTCGTATCGGACATTGGTACTGGGTCTCCAGCGATGTTTTGGTAGATGAAATAGAGCAAATCCGAGATTTAAACCAACGTATGCAAAGCAAAAATCGGCTAACCCAAGTGCACCAGACTATTCCGCTTGGAATCAGCGAAATATCAAGGGGTAAACAACTTGAAGTATTAGGGTTTAAGGAGTTGGATGCTTTGCATCTTGCTTGTGCTGAGAGTGGTTCTGTAGATATTTTTCTTACAACAGATGATAGACTACTCAGAGGAGCGAAACGTAATAACTCGTTCCTTCGCGTTCGGGTCGAAAATCCTTATGTGTGGTTCCAGGAGGTACCAAGAAGTGAACGTCTTAGAGATGACAGATAG
- a CDS encoding tetratricopeptide repeat protein, translating to MNVLEMTDSELYEMGFKILTDKLGASEVPRFIRQCQPGTGDYSVDRHKWLDDEDIDTIVKRIQESRAAREAEERARAERFAAPQSEIKKMADLEVFEIGNQILVEKLGIDGFIRFTWHCQELNGGHPRDLIKNEKDAEERIKLYTIGLILNPRMVETYIRRGNAYRYIGEYDKAINDYSEAIKIRPDYAEAYYNRGNAYRDKVDFDNAIVDYTKAIELKPDYAEAYYSRGKVYAEKDQ from the coding sequence GTGAACGTCTTAGAGATGACAGATAGTGAACTTTATGAGATGGGATTTAAGATCCTCACCGATAAACTCGGTGCCTCTGAAGTGCCACGCTTCATTCGGCAGTGTCAACCCGGCACAGGTGATTATTCCGTTGACCGACATAAGTGGTTAGATGATGAAGATATTGACACTATCGTCAAGCGGATCCAAGAGAGTCGCGCGGCAAGAGAAGCAGAAGAACGCGCACGTGCTGAAAGATTCGCTGCACCTCAAAGCGAAATCAAAAAAATGGCGGATCTTGAGGTTTTTGAAATTGGAAATCAAATCCTTGTTGAGAAACTTGGCATTGATGGGTTCATCAGGTTTACTTGGCACTGTCAGGAACTTAACGGCGGTCATCCTCGGGACCTAATTAAAAATGAGAAGGATGCTGAGGAAAGGATTAAACTTTACACGATAGGCTTAATACTAAATCCAAGGATGGTGGAAACTTACATCAGACGTGGAAACGCCTATAGGTACATTGGTGAGTATGATAAAGCCATTAATGACTATAGTGAGGCGATAAAGATAAGACCGGATTACGCGGAAGCCTATTACAATCGCGGCAACGCTTATCGGGATAAAGTTGATTTTGACAACGCTATCGTGGATTATACCAAGGCAATAGAACTCAAACCTGATTATGCCGAAGCCTACTACAGTCGCGGTAAAGTTTACGCAGAGAAGGACCAATAA
- a CDS encoding TIM barrel protein — MNIANAPCSWGVLEFELDGKAPDYVQVLDEMSTIGYTGTELGDWGFMPTDGAQLRAELEKRELKMLGGFVGIALADPETHTAGEAKALDHARLMAAAAGETPFIVLSDENGVVAERIRYAGRIRPEHGLTSEQWDTFVDGVHRIAQTVKDETGLRTVLHPHCAGYIETPEEIDTLMEHTDPNLLGLCFDTGHYRFGGGEPLEAFTRYTDRIWHVHFKDCHPDIANRSREEGWDYFESVGKGVFCELGKGEVDFPAFIGELRKRNYDGWIVVEQDVLPGMGSPYESAERNLQYLKSVI; from the coding sequence ATGAACATCGCAAATGCCCCATGCTCCTGGGGCGTACTTGAGTTTGAATTAGACGGCAAAGCACCCGATTACGTCCAAGTGTTAGACGAGATGAGCACCATCGGCTACACCGGCACCGAATTAGGCGATTGGGGATTCATGCCGACAGATGGCGCGCAACTTCGTGCTGAACTTGAAAAACGCGAGTTGAAAATGTTAGGTGGATTCGTCGGCATCGCACTCGCTGATCCAGAAACACACACAGCCGGTGAAGCGAAAGCACTCGACCATGCTCGGTTGATGGCAGCTGCCGCCGGTGAAACACCCTTCATCGTGCTTTCAGATGAAAACGGGGTTGTAGCGGAGCGCATCCGCTATGCAGGGCGCATCCGTCCCGAACACGGTTTAACGTCAGAACAGTGGGATACTTTTGTGGACGGTGTGCATCGTATCGCTCAGACGGTGAAAGATGAAACCGGACTCCGAACCGTTCTGCATCCGCACTGTGCAGGATACATAGAAACACCAGAAGAGATTGACACACTCATGGAACACACCGACCCAAACCTGCTCGGATTGTGCTTCGATACGGGACATTACCGATTCGGCGGTGGTGAGCCGCTTGAGGCATTTACGCGGTACACCGATCGGATCTGGCACGTTCATTTCAAGGATTGCCATCCCGATATTGCTAACCGTTCTCGCGAGGAAGGGTGGGACTACTTTGAATCGGTAGGTAAAGGCGTTTTTTGCGAGTTGGGCAAAGGTGAGGTCGATTTTCCAGCGTTTATTGGGGAGTTACGGAAGCGGAACTACGACGGTTGGATCGTCGTCGAGCAAGATGTTTTACCCGGCATGGGCAGCCCTTATGAGAGTGCCGAGCGGAATCTACAGTATCTGAAGTCAGTAATATAG
- a CDS encoding PIN domain-containing protein, with amino-acid sequence MQTDLQFWKIYLDTCCLSRLFDPPTQERIIQEAGAIGRTLTYIRRGDWVWISSDVLTNEVNQTPDLRKRLEMKGLLTRAHKTIYTQANEKLRGKQLELLGFKRRDALHIACAESDKVDIFLTTDDRLLRRAQRYYTQLHVRVENPYTWLQEVD; translated from the coding sequence GTGCAGACCGATTTGCAGTTCTGGAAAATTTATCTTGATACATGTTGTCTCAGTCGGCTTTTCGATCCGCCTACGCAGGAACGGATTATTCAAGAAGCTGGGGCTATAGGGCGGACCCTCACTTATATTCGTAGAGGTGATTGGGTTTGGATCTCCAGCGATGTTTTGACAAATGAGGTTAATCAAACTCCGGATCTGAGAAAACGCCTTGAAATGAAAGGTCTGCTAACTCGTGCGCATAAGACGATTTACACTCAGGCAAACGAAAAATTAAGAGGCAAACAACTTGAGTTACTAGGATTCAAGCGTAGAGATGCTTTGCATATTGCATGTGCTGAGAGTGACAAGGTGGATATTTTTCTAACAACTGATGACAGGTTACTCAGAAGAGCACAACGCTATTATACACAACTTCACGTCCGAGTTGAAAACCCGTATACATGGTTACAAGAGGTGGATTAA
- a CDS encoding family 10 glycosylhydrolase, protein MTFLTRFASKNLSYTADNISHTHLPVNARGQGIIRQILLVCATLWIVNGHNFVSAQQAKIAIVLPSVTSQTSEGDVQYARSVSKRFNRILNSIGFTADTLEEASLSKAALQFRRLIILPLNSTVTPQTTRLLQDFVAKGGKLFVTYNLPNTVAPLLGLQQTDWLKDDPPGRFSTIQLRAPEVPDIPTAVRQASWNITVAEPTTSQTKIIGYWHDATGKSTGLPALFMNEAGVFFSHIFLPDDIQTKTRLLAALLGHLVPEFWQVLAEQAIAAMPAIGHTKTFEKLEQFVQRGGVQEAIQALKTGSDLMQQTRAAYQAKNYKAAITTARASREILSKAYFLSHTSIETEGRAVWNHSGLGAYPGDWHRSAKELAAAGINMILPNMAWAGVAHYPSQVLPQSKTFSQYGDQLAQCVTAAREYGLGVHVWKITWNLEGAPKEFVEKLREAGRTQVSATGKPLNWLCPSHPENVQLELESVLEIITNYDVDGIHLDYIRYPGSHACYCDACRERFVRATRQEIEKWPAEVLPRTGEHGDRYIAWRTQQITRLVRLLHKRAREVDPEIKISAAVFGSYPACVTSIGQDWIAWAKAGYIDFVCPMNYTENTDYFTELLNNQLALLPKGFAIYPGIGATASNSLLKPDAVVEQIYLSRSLGGSGWVIFDYSLDISEAVLPALAMGITKRKAKPSEK, encoded by the coding sequence GCCAGCAAAAATTTATCATACACAGCAGACAACATTTCGCACACCCATCTTCCAGTAAACGCCAGAGGTCAAGGGATTATCCGGCAGATCCTCCTCGTATGCGCGACGCTTTGGATCGTCAATGGACACAATTTTGTGTCCGCACAGCAGGCGAAGATTGCAATCGTTTTGCCATCCGTTACATCCCAAACATCAGAAGGCGATGTTCAATACGCCCGTTCTGTTAGCAAGCGATTCAACCGAATACTCAACAGTATCGGGTTCACCGCGGACACGCTCGAAGAAGCGTCGCTTTCTAAAGCGGCACTGCAATTTCGGCGGTTAATTATTCTCCCCTTAAATTCCACAGTAACCCCTCAAACAACAAGACTCTTGCAAGATTTTGTTGCAAAGGGAGGTAAACTTTTTGTAACCTATAACCTCCCAAATACAGTGGCACCTCTGCTGGGTTTACAGCAAACGGATTGGTTAAAAGACGATCCACCCGGACGATTCTCCACTATTCAGCTGCGGGCGCCTGAAGTACCCGATATACCCACCGCTGTCAGACAAGCCTCATGGAACATTACAGTGGCGGAGCCCACAACATCTCAGACAAAAATCATCGGTTATTGGCACGATGCAACGGGGAAATCGACCGGTTTACCTGCGCTTTTTATGAACGAGGCAGGCGTTTTTTTCAGTCACATTTTTCTCCCTGATGACATTCAAACGAAGACCCGATTACTTGCGGCACTCTTAGGACACCTCGTGCCAGAATTTTGGCAAGTGCTTGCTGAACAGGCAATAGCGGCGATGCCTGCTATCGGACACACAAAGACTTTTGAGAAACTGGAGCAGTTTGTGCAACGAGGCGGTGTGCAGGAAGCGATACAGGCTTTAAAAACAGGAAGTGATCTGATGCAGCAGACGCGCGCTGCATACCAAGCCAAGAACTACAAAGCAGCGATAACCACAGCCCGCGCAAGCCGTGAAATACTTTCAAAAGCCTATTTCTTATCACACACCAGCATCGAAACAGAGGGACGCGCCGTATGGAATCACTCCGGACTCGGTGCGTATCCGGGAGATTGGCACCGGTCTGCCAAAGAATTAGCGGCGGCGGGGATTAACATGATTCTTCCGAATATGGCGTGGGCGGGTGTAGCACATTATCCGAGTCAGGTCTTACCTCAAAGCAAAACCTTTTCGCAATACGGGGATCAACTCGCACAATGTGTGACAGCGGCACGTGAATACGGCTTGGGGGTCCATGTATGGAAAATCACATGGAACTTGGAAGGCGCGCCGAAAGAATTTGTTGAAAAACTGCGGGAGGCAGGACGGACACAAGTCTCTGCAACTGGCAAACCCCTTAACTGGCTTTGCCCATCGCATCCAGAAAATGTTCAATTGGAGTTGGAGAGTGTCCTGGAAATTATAACAAATTACGATGTAGACGGTATCCATTTGGATTATATCCGTTATCCGGGAAGCCATGCCTGCTACTGCGACGCATGCCGTGAAAGATTTGTGCGTGCAACACGACAGGAAATTGAGAAATGGCCCGCGGAAGTCCTACCAAGGACAGGGGAACACGGCGATCGTTACATTGCGTGGCGGACGCAACAGATAACACGTCTGGTGCGTTTATTGCACAAACGGGCACGTGAAGTGGATCCTGAGATCAAAATTTCCGCAGCAGTTTTCGGAAGTTATCCAGCATGCGTTACCTCCATAGGACAGGATTGGATTGCATGGGCAAAGGCTGGCTATATCGACTTTGTGTGCCCGATGAACTATACAGAAAATACGGACTATTTTACGGAATTGTTAAACAACCAACTTGCTTTACTGCCCAAAGGGTTCGCTATCTATCCGGGTATAGGTGCGACGGCTTCTAACTCTCTTCTGAAACCAGATGCTGTTGTTGAGCAGATCTATCTGTCCCGTTCCTTAGGGGGTTCAGGGTGGGTGATTTTTGACTACTCTCTTGATATTTCTGAGGCTGTGTTACCGGCATTGGCGATGGGTATCACGAAACGCAAGGCAAAACCGTCTGAAAAATAA
- a CDS encoding L-rhamnonate dehydratase (catalyzes the formation of 2-keto-3-deoxy-L-rhamnonate from L-rhamnonate), whose product MQSKEYHLASEWKTRAKTRHTVAGIRTWHVNLNPRAMPSLGFAKGGEWQKPAAQTGHVDWRGPFAAQAGALIVEITTDKGLKGYGLGGGGLAGALIIERHLQHFVHGRDPLDVEEIWDRLYHITSIYGRRGVVIYALSGVELALVDLCGKIVGAPVYSLITDSPRLKIPAYATGGDVSYYAENGFPACKLPLRNGLAEGKDGFAENVEMIHTARDAIGADVELMTDIYLRWDVDYTLRFAEAASDVDIKWIEEAIPLDDYAGMAQLVRDIQPTWIVSGEHEFTRYGFRELLRWKAADMIQPDISWAGGFMECLCIAREAAAQEIPTWLHQAGTPWGLHLTACLPMPCMAETFGPSRDGVENELYRLLRPAPEDGLFSLNDAPGFGVDLDEALLEAYTVDRL is encoded by the coding sequence ATGCAATCTAAGGAATACCATCTGGCATCTGAGTGGAAAACGCGTGCGAAAACTCGACACACTGTTGCTGGAATTCGCACGTGGCACGTCAATTTGAACCCTCGCGCGATGCCGAGTTTGGGGTTTGCGAAAGGCGGTGAGTGGCAGAAACCAGCTGCTCAAACAGGGCACGTTGACTGGCGGGGTCCATTCGCAGCGCAAGCCGGAGCGTTAATTGTCGAGATAACGACGGATAAAGGCTTAAAGGGATACGGACTCGGCGGCGGTGGACTCGCGGGTGCACTGATTATTGAGAGACATCTCCAGCATTTTGTTCACGGACGCGATCCTCTTGATGTCGAAGAGATTTGGGACCGTCTCTATCACATCACCTCAATTTACGGAAGGCGTGGCGTGGTTATTTATGCCTTAAGCGGCGTAGAACTTGCACTCGTTGACCTATGCGGGAAGATTGTAGGCGCGCCTGTCTATAGCCTCATCACAGATTCTCCGCGCCTTAAGATTCCTGCTTATGCGACAGGCGGGGATGTCAGCTATTACGCCGAAAACGGGTTCCCTGCTTGTAAGCTGCCGCTCCGAAATGGTCTTGCGGAAGGTAAAGACGGGTTCGCGGAAAACGTGGAGATGATACACACCGCACGGGATGCCATCGGCGCGGATGTAGAATTGATGACGGACATCTATCTCCGTTGGGATGTGGATTATACGCTCCGTTTTGCTGAAGCGGCTTCTGACGTGGACATCAAATGGATCGAGGAAGCGATACCGCTGGATGACTACGCAGGTATGGCGCAATTAGTTCGCGATATCCAGCCGACATGGATCGTCTCTGGGGAGCATGAATTTACGCGATACGGGTTCCGTGAACTGTTGCGTTGGAAGGCGGCGGATATGATTCAGCCAGACATCAGTTGGGCGGGCGGTTTTATGGAATGTCTGTGTATCGCTCGAGAAGCCGCTGCGCAGGAGATTCCGACGTGGCTCCACCAAGCCGGGACACCTTGGGGGTTACATCTCACTGCGTGCCTTCCGATGCCGTGTATGGCGGAGACTTTCGGTCCTTCTCGCGACGGTGTTGAAAATGAGTTGTATCGTCTTTTGCGACCTGCTCCCGAAGATGGACTTTTCAGCCTAAACGATGCACCGGGTTTCGGTGTGGATTTGGACGAAGCGTTGTTGGAGGCGTATACAGTCGATAGGTTGTAG
- a CDS encoding DUF262 domain-containing protein has translation MSNSCYSLHQYTVDTLLNWIKTEDIVIPEIQRPFVWSANKVRNFIDSLYHGYPVGYLITWPKSDISLRGGESSIRERVLIDGQQRMMALRAALLGKEILTKKYRTQRIQIAFHPDKEAFAVTTNAIRNDPEWISDISTVFNSNSGLLRLVDEYCERNDEVDRYEMGERIGRLYEIRNNSLGVIDLNVDLNLGTVAEIFRRINGTGVKLNAADFIMSKMAASEQYSGHLLRQSIDYFCHLATVPTAYEQLVDANSIFASSDYFHALEWLKDWSDNIYVPAYTDMLRVVFTYEFKRADLNNLVDSLSDGSAENTFQRLKNSIRAYINETNFKRFIAILRSAGFTDASMLTSRNAVNSAYILFLTLRTKNMDSGRIERLVRRWFVMSVLTGRYSGEPQATLGEDVRGMNAEGGAEVYLAGLERAGLSDAFWNEEFRQNLNLSGFKNVYFNLFLASQIKVNDKGFLSRDITVRDLFAGQRDIHHIFPKNHLQRIDVADSKYNQLANLVVTQEEINRSIGDTAPATYFSELQTACGEGESRYGGIDNLEDLSANFNAHCIPFSGTDTAIFENYDEFLEERRKLIVAKIRDYYQSL, from the coding sequence ATGTCAAACTCTTGTTACTCGTTACACCAATATACTGTTGATACATTATTGAATTGGATTAAGACTGAGGATATAGTTATCCCCGAAATCCAGAGACCTTTCGTCTGGTCTGCAAACAAAGTCCGTAATTTTATTGATTCCCTTTACCATGGTTATCCTGTCGGATATCTGATTACGTGGCCCAAATCAGATATTTCCCTCCGAGGGGGTGAATCATCAATCCGTGAACGTGTTTTGATTGATGGTCAGCAACGGATGATGGCACTTCGGGCAGCTTTGTTAGGGAAAGAGATCCTAACAAAAAAATATAGAACCCAGCGAATTCAAATAGCCTTTCATCCTGATAAGGAAGCGTTCGCGGTGACGACTAATGCTATCCGTAACGACCCAGAATGGATTTCTGACATATCTACTGTTTTTAACTCTAATTCGGGTTTGCTTCGATTGGTTGATGAGTACTGTGAGAGAAACGATGAGGTTGATCGATATGAAATGGGAGAACGTATAGGAAGGCTTTATGAGATTCGGAATAATTCTCTCGGTGTTATTGATCTCAATGTGGACCTGAATTTAGGAACTGTTGCAGAAATTTTTCGACGCATTAATGGGACAGGTGTGAAATTAAATGCTGCGGATTTTATTATGTCGAAAATGGCTGCAAGTGAACAATATAGCGGACACCTCCTGCGCCAATCCATTGATTATTTTTGTCATCTAGCGACTGTTCCAACTGCTTATGAGCAATTAGTTGATGCTAATTCTATTTTTGCTAGTAGTGATTATTTTCACGCACTGGAATGGCTAAAAGATTGGAGTGATAATATCTATGTACCCGCTTACACGGATATGCTTCGGGTGGTTTTCACGTATGAGTTCAAACGTGCGGACTTAAACAATTTAGTAGACTCGCTCTCGGACGGCTCGGCAGAAAATACATTTCAGCGACTTAAGAACAGTATACGGGCATACATAAATGAGACTAATTTCAAACGTTTTATAGCGATATTGCGATCAGCAGGATTTACAGATGCCTCAATGCTTACGTCGAGAAACGCTGTCAATTCTGCGTACATCCTATTTTTGACGTTACGTACCAAGAATATGGATTCTGGGCGAATTGAAAGATTAGTCCGTAGGTGGTTTGTGATGTCAGTCCTTACAGGTAGATATAGTGGTGAACCACAAGCCACTTTGGGTGAGGATGTTCGAGGTATGAACGCTGAAGGTGGAGCAGAGGTGTATCTTGCAGGACTGGAACGAGCTGGACTTTCAGACGCTTTTTGGAATGAGGAGTTTAGGCAGAACCTGAACCTATCAGGCTTTAAAAATGTTTATTTTAATTTATTCCTCGCAAGCCAAATTAAAGTAAATGACAAAGGTTTTCTATCTCGCGATATTACAGTCCGAGACCTTTTTGCGGGCCAGAGAGACATTCACCATATATTTCCGAAGAATCACCTTCAGAGGATAGATGTTGCTGACAGTAAATACAATCAACTTGCTAATCTTGTAGTGACCCAAGAGGAAATTAATCGTTCAATTGGTGATACTGCCCCCGCAACGTATTTTTCAGAGCTGCAAACAGCATGTGGAGAGGGTGAATCTCGCTATGGTGGTATAGACAACCTCGAAGATTTGAGTGCTAATTTCAATGCGCATTGTATTCCCTTCAGCGGGACAGACACGGCAATTTTTGAAAATTACGATGAGTTTCTGGAGGAGCGTAGAAAACTTATAGTGGCTAAGATACGGGACTACTATCAATCCTTATAA
- a CDS encoding sulfatase-like hydrolase/transferase, protein MAQKPNILFLMSDEHSPHAIGCEGNTIVQTPNLDQLAASGTYFESAYCQVPLCTPSRMCMLTGKHAHRCSAWNNGSILFPEHLTMPAHFAEHGYATALVGKMHFGGKEQLNGFQSRPYGDLRGHAGHQTDPLISSGTRQRTRLAGITEIPTSLLQERVINTETLEYLRSQPSEQPWFLLASYSRPHFPLTAPKRLFDKYFPDNVDMPNIPPGHLEQTHRYAKGLRDNFNTEDIPLEEARKARAAYYACCEFLDETVGDLLALLERDGFLDNTIIVYTTDHGEMAGEHGQWWKSSYYEAAARVPLIVSDRSSTQSHEARVTAPVELNDLFPTLCARAGIPIPEGLDGDDLTNLMSGNSEGWRDTAITEYWSNQTTGPMRMLRTPRYKYVAFPEDESILFDLESDPDEFENLAGQAAHRELAASLHEQLMADFSWEAVAAQKAADQVRSREFKEPWGRGTPNQYTLPDGRVVDAEICLYSPSVREEG, encoded by the coding sequence ATGGCGCAAAAACCGAATATTCTATTTTTAATGAGTGATGAACACAGTCCACACGCGATAGGATGTGAAGGGAATACAATTGTCCAAACCCCGAATCTGGACCAACTTGCAGCATCCGGCACCTATTTTGAGAGTGCTTATTGCCAAGTCCCCCTTTGTACACCCTCTCGGATGTGCATGCTGACTGGCAAACACGCCCACCGCTGTTCGGCATGGAATAACGGGTCAATTCTTTTCCCCGAACACCTCACGATGCCAGCACATTTCGCAGAACACGGCTACGCGACCGCACTTGTTGGTAAGATGCACTTCGGCGGAAAAGAACAACTCAACGGCTTCCAATCCCGACCTTATGGCGACCTGCGCGGCCATGCTGGACATCAGACAGACCCCCTGATATCATCTGGTACACGACAACGGACGCGATTGGCAGGTATCACGGAGATTCCCACCAGCCTCCTGCAAGAACGGGTTATTAACACAGAGACGCTTGAATATTTAAGATCGCAACCGTCGGAACAGCCGTGGTTCTTGCTCGCGAGTTATAGCCGTCCCCATTTCCCATTGACAGCCCCGAAACGCCTTTTCGATAAGTATTTTCCCGACAATGTAGATATGCCCAATATCCCGCCGGGACATTTAGAGCAGACACACCGCTATGCAAAAGGCTTACGAGATAACTTCAACACAGAGGACATTCCACTGGAAGAAGCCCGGAAAGCGCGAGCGGCTTACTACGCCTGTTGTGAGTTCTTAGATGAAACCGTCGGGGATTTACTCGCGCTCTTAGAACGTGACGGCTTCTTGGATAATACAATTATCGTCTACACAACCGACCACGGCGAGATGGCAGGAGAACACGGACAGTGGTGGAAATCAAGCTACTATGAAGCGGCGGCACGCGTGCCGTTAATTGTGTCAGATAGAAGTTCAACACAATCGCACGAAGCGAGAGTGACAGCACCTGTCGAATTAAACGACCTTTTCCCGACCCTGTGTGCAAGGGCTGGGATCCCAATCCCTGAGGGCTTAGACGGCGACGATCTGACGAACCTTATGTCCGGGAACAGTGAAGGTTGGCGCGACACTGCTATTACCGAGTACTGGTCAAATCAGACGACGGGTCCGATGCGCATGCTCCGAACGCCCCGCTATAAGTATGTTGCCTTCCCTGAAGATGAATCCATTCTTTTCGATTTAGAGTCAGATCCGGACGAATTCGAGAACCTCGCCGGTCAGGCAGCACATAGGGAGTTAGCGGCATCCCTGCACGAGCAGCTCATGGCAGACTTCTCATGGGAAGCCGTCGCTGCGCAGAAAGCAGCGGATCAGGTGCGAAGCCGAGAATTTAAGGAACCGTGGGGTAGAGGGACACCGAATCAATACACACTCCCTGATGGTCGCGTCGTGGATGCCGAAATCTGTCTCTACAGTCCTTCAGTAAGAGAAGAAGGCTGA